One stretch of Ipomoea triloba cultivar NCNSP0323 chromosome 8, ASM357664v1 DNA includes these proteins:
- the LOC116026890 gene encoding cation/H(+) antiporter 18-like produces the protein MATHNNSTGKCPPPMKATSDGSFQGDYPLDYSLPLIIVQICLVVALTRCLNYLLRPLRQPRVVAEIVGGILLGPSALGRSKTFLNAVFPAKSLTVLDTLANLGLLFFLFLVGLELDLNSLKRTGKKALAIALAGICLPFVLGIGTSFVLRATISKGVSQGPFLVFMGVALSITAFPVLARILAELKLLTTDVGKMAMSAAAVNDLVAWVLLALAVALSGTGKSPLVSVWVMLSASAFLLLCTVIAPPIFRWMGKRCSEGEPVDELYVCATLAAVLAAGFVTDTIGIHALFGAFVLGVLVPHEGPFSGALVEKVEDLVSGLLLPLYFASSGLKTNVATIQGAQSWGLLVLVTFTSCFGKIVGTILVAILCKVPVQEATTIGFLMNTKGLVELIVLNIGKDRGVLNDQTFAIMVLMAVFTTFITTPMVIAVYKPAKLATQEYKYRMIERKDASKQLRLLCCFHSTRNIPSLINLIEASRGTQKREGLRVYAMHLMQLSERSSAILMCHKARKNGLPLWKKGESVDSDHVVVAFETFEHLSKVVIRPTIAISPISSMHEDVISGAERKRVAMILLPFHKHQRFSGHLETSRTELMHVNRRVLEHAPCSVGIFVDRGLGGTAHVSASNVDYQITVLFFGGHDDREALSYGVRMAEHPGICLTVVRFILDPAVAGKMVSSSTDPGKPIIEDKSDDQTFLADFRVSNSKNESVKFEEKKAKDAAETTEVIKGHSRCNMFVVGRHPEGELAGMLSTKSECPELGSVGSLLTFPDFSVSASVLIVQQYRRNLSKNSQKEEGSGKEKQEEESV, from the exons ATGGCTACACATAATAATTCAACAGGGAAATGTCCACCTCCAATGAAGGCTACCTCGGATGGTTCCTTCCAAGGAGACTATCCTCTTGACTACTCACTTCCCCTCATTATCGTACAGATATGTCTGGTGGTTGCACTCACTCGATGCCTTAATTATCTTCTCCGCCCACTCAGACAACCTCGTGTGGTTGCTGAGATTGTT GGAGGGATTTTACTGGGTCCGTCTGCATTAGGGCGCAGCAAAACTTTTCTGAATGCTGTATTTCCAGCGAAAAGTCTGACGGTTTTAGACACGTTGGCGAATTTGGGTCTTCTGTTCTTTCTGTTCTTGGTGGGGTTAGAGCTTGATCTGAATTCCTTGAAGAGAACAGGGAAGAAAGCTCTGGCGATTGCGCTTGCGGGGATTTGTCTCCCGTTTGTGTTGGGGATAGGGACGTCTTTTGTGCTCCGAGCGACTATATCTAAAGGGGTGAGCCAGGGGCCTTTTCTGGTGTTCATGGGGGTGGCGCTTTCCATTACGGCCTTCCCGGTTTTGGCCCGAATTCTGGCGGAACTGAAGCTTTTAACCACCGATGTTGGGAAGATGGCGATGTCTGCCGCGGCGGTTAACGATTTGGTGGCTTGGGTTCTGCTGGCTTTGGCGGTGGCGCTGTCGGGGACGGGGAAATCGCCGCTGGTTTCCGTTTGGGTGATGCTGAGCGCCAGCGCGTTCTTGCTGCTGTGCACGGTGATTGCGCCGCCGATTTTCCGGTGGATGGGGAAGCGGTGCTCGGAGGGGGAGCCGGTGGACGAGCTGTACGTGTGCGCGACGCTGGCGGCGGTGTTGGCGGCGGGTTTCGTGACGGATACGATTGGGATTCATGCGTTGTTTGGGGCTTTTGTGTTGGGGGTTTTGGTGCCTCATGAGGGGCCCTTCTCTGGGGCTTTGGTGGAGAAAGTGGAGGACTTGGTGTCGGGGCTATTGTTGCCTTTGTACTTTGCGTCTAGTGGGTTGAAGACCAATGTGGCCACCATTCAAGGCGCGCAGTCTTGGGGCCTTCTGGTTTTGGTCACTTTCACTTCTTGTTTTGGAAAGATTGTGGGCACTATTTTGGTGGCAATCTTGTGCAAAGTGCCTGTTCAGGAGGCTACCACTATCGGTTTCTTGATGAACACCAAAGGGCTAGTGGAGCTCATTGTCCTCAACATTGGCAAGGACAGAGgg GTATTGAATGACCAAACATTTGCAATTATGGTATTGATGGCGGTGTTCACAACGTTCATCACAACCCCAATGGTGATAGCGGTGTACAAGCCAGCAAAACTGGCGACACAGGAATACAAATACAGAATGATAGAGAGGAAGGACGCGAGCAAGCAGCTCCGCCTGCTGTGCTGTTTCCACAGCACCCGAAACATCCCATCGCTCATCAACCTGATCGAGGCCTCTCGGGGCACCCAGAAGAGGGAAGGCCTCCGGGTCTACGCTATGCATCTGATGCAGCTCTCCGAGAGGTCCTCCGCGATCCTCATGTGCCACAAGGCCCGAAAGAACGGCCTCCCCTTGTGGAAGAAGGGCGAGAGCGTCGATTCGGACCATGTTGTTGTTGCTTTCGAGACGTTCGAGCATCTCAGCAAGGTGGTTATTCGACCCACCATTGCGATCTCCCCGATTAGCAGCATGCACGAGGACGTGATTTCCGGGGCGGAGCGGAAACGGGTCGCCATGATTCTCCTCCCATTCCATAAACACCAGAGGTTCAGCGGGCATCTGGAGACCTCCCGGACCGAGCTCATGCATGTGAATCGGCGCGTGCTGGAGCACGCGCCCTGCTCGGTCGGCATCTTCGTCGACCGGGGGCTAGGCGGGACGGCCCACGTGTCCGCCAGCAACGTTGACTACCAAATCACGGTGCTATTCTTCGGCGGCCATGACGACCGTGAGGCTCTCTCGTACGGCGTCCGAATGGCGGAGCACCCGGGGATCTGCTTGACCGTGGTCCGTTTCATCCTCGACCCCGCCGTCGCCGGGAAGATGGTGAGCTCCAGCACCGACCCGGGGAAGCCTATCATCGAGGACAAATCGGACGACCAAACCTTCCTCGCGGATTTCAGGGTCTCCAACTCCAAAAACGAGTCGGTGAAGTTCGAGGAGAAGAAAGCCAAAGACGCCGCGGAGACGACGGAGGTGATCAAAGGTCACAGCCGATGCAACATGTTCGTGGTGGGTCGGCACCCGGAGGGGGAATTGGCCGGAATGTTGAGCACGAAAAGTGAGTGCCCGGAGTTGGGGTCGGTCGGGAGCTTATTGACATTCCCGGACTTCTCTGTTTCGGCATCGGTACTGATCGTGCAGCAGTATCGCAGAAATTTatcgaaaaattcccaaaaagaAGAAGGCTCCGGAAaagagaaacaagaagaagaatcCGTTTGA